Within Triticum dicoccoides isolate Atlit2015 ecotype Zavitan chromosome 1B, WEW_v2.0, whole genome shotgun sequence, the genomic segment TGCGATACAACTGTCTGTGCCGATCCCTATGTGGATCGACGGGTCTGATAACggtaccatatatatatatagtatatgaCTCATATTGAATTTTTGCGAAGTAGAACAGTTAGCAGTCTGTTGAAATTGGAACGTTCAAGTGACAACTCTCTCCTCAGACTGAAAAAACACAAATGGCAGATTTATTAATGTCATCACCAGTTGGTACTGTTTGTTCTTGAGTAAACCCTTTTACTGCTAATAAAGTGAATCCCTGTAACCATAAAAGTTAACGGCAGAGAAAACAGATATCAGATGTTGTTCAACATTGAACCAGAACAGATAATCTATCGCCGCTAAACTTTCACTGCCATCTCTCTGATCTCTATTTCTCTCTGTCTTCCTTCACTTCTCTCTTGTGGCAGGTGGTACTGTTGCACTACTGACTACACCCCAACAATGGCAGGGCTGGGGCACGTGGGTCATCACCATTAAGAGGAGAAGGCTGAAAGAATGTTCTTCTTGATGGCGAATTCATCGGCTTTGGAAGGACTGATCGACTGTCATGTTATGAAACAGGAAATTAGGTCATAAATATGGAGATAAAGTAAAAATAATGTGATAAGAATCAACTTTCTTGTTGCCCACCTTCTCCAACAAGCGATGAAGCCTCTCAGTTTCCTTCTTGGTATAGTCAGAGCCCTTCTGCAATATCTTCTTTGCAACATTCACATAGATCTTTCCGTGCCTGGTTTATAGAAGAAAAATGTTTGAGGGCATCAATGGCATTGCTACTACTAACATTAAAATAAAATCTGAGAACAATTTGATAACTTGCAAACACAGTGGAGGAGAGGTAGAAGTTAGTACTTGACAGCAGGACCACTGAGCTTCGCAGCCTCCTCTTCAATTTTAGAGAGGATTTCCTTCCGCTTGTCATCAGCAGCACTGTGAAATTCCTTGACAAGAGCATCCAAACTTGCCACAAGCCCAGCCTACAGAAATTGCAACGGATAGGCTTTATCAGATTATTACATTTTACCCAGCTTACTTCCATAGTGTGCTCTCATGTGTGACCAACCTCTGAAGTAAGCTGACCCTTCGAATCACGGCTAGTTCCACTTTTCTCATTAATGAACTTAACAAAGTCATCTAACTCCCGACCGCTCTCATACTCTTCACCAGCTTTGTTACCCTTCGGGAAGAACTTCAATGTGGGAAAACCAGAAACTCCATACCTGAAAGTAATATACACGATTAAAATTCTTCTTCCATTATGTGGTTAAATATCATGCATAACCAAAATTGGTAGGTAAGTCAGATTAATGTGTTAGATTTAACAGGTCTTCCATTTGGGTTCATTCAGGAAAACTTCACGAAATTACATTAAAAAAAAGGGAGACCAGTCTACAAAagtcattagaagtttagaacagaGAATTCAGAGTGCATACTTCTCAGCCAAGCTTGTGTATTTGTCAGCATCAAGATTAGCAATCACAACACCCTCATCTTGCTCGAAAACAGAGGCCACCTTCTCATATATCTAAGAAATTACAAACTTGAGTTAGAAAGCTGAAAAATGAAGATGCATGACATTTCTTGTATGAGAAAAGTATATTATTAAGGAAATTGCCAGGTTACTGAGATCTACAACTAACCGGAGCAAGACTCTTGCAGTGaccacacctgtcaagcaaaaatgGCACTTGATGAAATTATGTCCATTAAAGTGGTGCAATGAAGTAGATTTTGGTGCATAGCAAACTGATCATAATAACCTACCATGGGGCATAGAACTCAACAAGGACATCTTTGGTTTCATCAAGGACAACTGAGTCAAAGGTTTCCTCGGTCAGAACCACAACACTTGAAGGAACTGCTGCTATCTTCACATTGGTTGCTGAAAGACAGATGTCAAAGATTAAAGGACCACCATGAAGTTATAAGGCTAGTAACACTCAACAGGACTAAAACGAAAATGAGAGACACCAACATATACATATAAATATAATGATGCTACACAAGTAACTCCAGCAGCCTTTCCAGTATTAACTGTTAAGTGTATAACTGAAGATGAATGGTACCAATAGCACATGCACAAGTGACAAGGGGGTCAAAGGAAGTGCCACCACATTGCTTAAGTGCTAATAATTGTCTAATTTCTACTTCAGTGTGATGCTTATCTTCCAACTTAGTTTTCCTGTGGTGAAACCTTAAATGTTCTACATAATCCATTAAATGGTCATAGAGAACCCGACTGACTTGAAACCCACCTAAGACAGCATGGCTGGAAAATGTACTACACCACAAGTTGGAGTTTACCTGCTTCAGAGTTAACATATTCTGTAAGGGCTTCAGCAGTGCGTTGACCCTCATACCTAAACAATGAGTTCAACATTAAGTTTTCAGATTTTATTTTATAACAAAAAGTGAATTGATCAAAAACAAAGTGTGCATTCTCACTTCTTGGGCTCCAAGGAACCTTTGGGAAACCACTGGATTGTGGGGTAGCCAGAAACTCCATACTTGCTGCACACACTCTTGTGCTCATCGCAGTCAACCTGGATAGAGAGAAACTTGGTAAATATGCCATAACAAATACTATGCAATTTAGAGGCTAATAACAGTATATGTTATACAGTTGTTGGCAAAAAAATGTTATAGCATTAATGTACAAAACACTTTCAAAAGCACGAAATTTACCTTGGCAATCAAGACTGATTTAGCCTTTCTAAAACTTGCAGCAAGCTTCTCATATTCCGGAGcaagcttcttgcagtggccaCACCTATAAAACAGAAAACAATCATCAAATAATGAACCAAAGAGTAGAAAAGTACAGTCATCTAAGGAAGAAATAGTTTTTACAAACAAGATAATAAATATGAGACTAACAGAAATAGTAGACACGATTTTAAATGCAATTGCCTCTGATCAACTAGGATTGGTTCGTATATTGATAATATTACTTACCACAACTATGAATAATTTACATGGATCACTTGGTATGATTTGCAATCCATCAGTTGATAGCTTGGTTTAAGCTTTTCCTCGTTACAATAGATTATTGTTTTCATACTTGCAATGAATTATTACTGTTGATTTTGATGCACCAAACAAGTCACCCATAAGCCTGAGCTGGTATTGAAAGATGGGTTTTGAGCTCAACAGCTCTTGGCTTTGATAATATATTCAGTTCGATGCACCAACTGATTCACCGACAAGCCTATGGTATAAGGTAGAAAATATAGTTCAACACTTACTGGAACAACCCAAGTAGTAAAAACTTAAGTTCATTCTGACACACAAAGCAAATAAGCATTCTACCATTGAATATGATCCAAAAAAAAAACCCACCAGATATCTAACAACATCAAAGATGACCCTTAAAGCGGACGCTTTACTTGCTATGACAATGCGCATGTAAGCCAAAGATGCATTAAGATCACCACAAAATAAGATTTGATCGGAatctactaccggtagaccgtttcTACTCTCGTACCCAGATTTTTTTCAAACAAATCTGAGATCCAAAAACTGGGATCAGAATTGCAGCAAAATTCTCAACAGGCTAATACCAATTCCAATTCTGGTGCACGCCAAAAGGAGATCAAAACAGTTCCGTCTGCCAGCGTGAACAAGGCAGATCGTTTGTTTTAGCTAAAGATCCCGATATTTTCCCACTCCAACGGGAGTTCGGTCCAGCAGCATCTAGACTGCTCTACTCCGAGCTACAATTTCGCTACGATCCGTCCCAGCGGCAACCCGTGCACGATCCCATCAGAGATCCGAGCTCTGCGACCAGGGGAGGAAGCAAAGCAGCCACGGATCCAGATCCAAGCGGCTCACGCGCAGGTCAAACTACACAAGTACGTCGTGACACGAGGAGATAGGGAGGGCAGGGAGAGCCACGGACCAGGGAGCGTAGAACTCGACGAGCGCGCCACGGTCCTGGCCGACCTCCTTCTCGAAGGTGGACTCCGTGAGGGCGAGCACCTCGTCGCCGTCGGCGGCGGCTGGGTAGAGCGCCGCGGCCGCGAGCAGGAGTAGGACGGGGAGGAGGGTTTTGCGGTAGATCTGAGGGGTCGCCATGATCTGTTTTGCTGCGAGCTCGGGTGACCGGGGTGAGCAGGTTAATATACGGTTGGCACCTGTTCTTCTTGCACTAGTAGTTGGTGGGCCCACGGCGGGCCCGATTCGATAGAAGGATATAACTTCATATCATGTTTATTGTGGAAAGTATTTAATTTTCAGATTTCCCTCAAACTTTTTTTAAGTTTTCAGATGTCCCTAGAAAAAATAATTTTCAGATAAATTTATTATCTTCTAGAGGGAAAATATATACATCTAATAGTCGGTATAAATGTTATAATTGATATGAGATGTATAAGCTTTCGCAACAAACGCTTTGGCTTCCTAGTGTTCCACGTCACACAAATGTCGCGTTTGCTCGTTGCCGTCCACACCTGAATGCTCTCGTACGAGCGACTCTCCACAGTGACCTTATCTTTCTCCCCTATTTCATCGTCTCCACTCACTTCTACGATGTCCCTCGTCGACACTTCTCTTTACTCCCCGTCACTGTGCTCGCGCACCTCCGTCCCCGCCGCATTCATGTATCTCCACCTCTGTCGCGCAGCTTTGCATTTGCTCCCGGCTCCATCCCTTTCCTTGTCGGTGATCATGGGGATCCAGCGTGCACTTTCTTCGCCGCTCACGTGGCCCCGTCCTTTCCTTCGTCCTGTGAGTAGGAGCATCAGAGGTTTTGTGTGCGGCCGCATGATGAGGACCTATGGAGGTCTCGTGACGGTCGTGCTATAAGAAGCATTGGAGGTCCTGCAGGTGGACGTGTGGGAAAGAGCAAGGCGCCATCCGACTTTCGTGCGGCTGGGCCTGTGCCGGTGGACCCGGCAGTCTACAGTCGCCCTGTGATCGGCATCGTCACGCACCTGGACGACGATGTGGCGGGGGGTTCAACAATGGCACCTCTTCCTCCTACATCGGTCCATCGCTTGTCAAGTTCGTCGAGGCCAGCGGCATCCGCGTCATCCTACTCACCTACAACGAGCCTCTTCGAGATCTgtgcactactgtaggatgctgctaatgcgacactatgatcagaggcccttcgacaaaactgtgtgcgatgcaataatcgcaaacggtggtgtaaaaaccgtcaaaaaaggtgcaaaatgtttgcgatgaaggaTGCATCAAACAAAATTCAGATttaagttgcgtgtgcgatgcagggcatacggtttagtttaattaaccgtttgcgatgaggaggaacaaaagaaacgggcagccagattaaggtgtgtgtgatgtacaacatacggttcactcggatgaacagtTTGTGATtaagcaacacaaaagaaacggtcagccagatcaaggtgtgtgcgatgtacaacatacggttcactccgatgaactgtttgtgattaggcaacacaaaagaaacggtcagccagatcaaggtgtgtgcgatatacgacatgcggttcactgggatgaactgtttgtgttgagacaagagaacagaaacggttcaatataataaATACCATGaagattgcaaggttcaaattcaaagattacaatgccCAAATTCACACATTGCATACTTCGTCATTTCTGCAAAGGGATCAgtcgctgacaagtcatgtatgggtttgacacaatgacttccaaaTTACTCTgtcatatgctcttccaatacgaagtttagcttttttggagcctcttccattctgcagtacctgccggctctgatcaacataccattcatctttcctaattaaatgcgtgttcaacctcagtaccctcaaCACCCTTTCTCTGGCAAGAAAGAATctggcgagtgtaatctccggtaaggtccctcggtaggagttgaaagtaatatttgagagatgcagatccaggcattcgatgtgattgtcgttataaacattatccacctaCATGCCTATtattatctacaaaagaagagaacgtgttagtgcctgcatgcagttttgaacactactacaatcctatttggtttgcaggatttgtaaaatgcaccaacgtgccatctttgatctgacatgattaacacggGCATTttattacaatctagaaacatgtagccttcttcacaagaggtttgaTTGGATAAAAaaaaccctaagaaaactagtacaaatgaatccaaaggagaaatgcttatggattttaaccatatgaatcaagcaaccaatatggggtggggggtgtatgtcctgaaatcctccaaaattccttcagaaatcgtactagtacattgtcattgtaaacttgggaaaacgTGCAAAAATTTGAACTCCCttgtggttaacatttaacaggaaaggaacatcacctcgatatacaacttcttcaagcacggaaagcatctcaggcaactaacaacttggtccaggttggggccgacagattctagtgccaagaccttcactgtgcccagaaTCTGGGTGAAGCTTTGTTGGATGACAgatgaacatacatcttcaaaactagaaataatgttgatatcaagaaggagaggtataaggcgactgttgtaccaGAAAATAGTAGTATTTGACAGacaagtagcccaccactgtcaattttggtggagaaatgacattgattcttgttggaccttgttgatcaactacaagtaatctctcaagtgaaggtgtgtcctcaatgaccatattgtggtctaccttttgtgatctctcgttgcagcaccaacaacacacataaatagtctggagagtcctggaggtgatgtgcaaggtactcgaccaattcatcgcctgaagacgaaggaactcgagtgtAGTACAACCgcagagcaggcgctccatgtcatcctttgggatgcagacggcgacgagctcgaggtgcttcattcgtggtagaaaaagagcaggcgcgtcattaaggggggggtggtagttcatgaacttggcgaggtgcagcgtgggcgcgaagcggagcgcggacgttggcgtcaagcgcatatgcccatcattaaaactgagcttctcgagctgatctatggcaAGGGATCGGAACAAcccatcaagcttggctcggtccttgccattgaAACGGAACTTTCCTgtgataaggcctttgattgggccatggtgactgccgaggatctgggagaacgcatccaagctttggcgatagccatggcagagctcgtgggcgtcgaggaggtcgacaggggtgaggagccatagggggcgccactgTCGGGAAAGGGCCGCTGTCCTCGcccgatatttgattgggaggagggatatgatgactatcaacatatcatccgggaggttgttgatgaagtctaggcctgctgaagtcgcttgcggttctttctcgacccgcctccgcttgttggcagcctcgtcgTCGTCAGCGACggaaacctctgtctccatattcacACCGTGgtccggtgcttcagcagccccgacgtcaccactccctccgatggggcgcttcgacgGCATCGTCATACACcgacggctttgaggactcagagcggcgtcgaggatgcgggcggagagagaAGATCGTGTGTGTGGCGAgtatggggggtgcggccgctcggccgCGCCATTAATACAGACCAGTGGGAGCGACGCGGGCGGTGGtccaaggctgtctcgcttcccggtgagaacgACTGTGTAatctctatgaatgaaatctatgcttaattactaaattttagttgcaaaaaatagatagtgctattgatttttagctgcatattttgaaaaatcgcagtgtctcttggcttagcgccgaagtctggctttaatttgcatactgtaatctgaactgtttgcgttgaagaaATGC encodes:
- the LOC119326799 gene encoding protein disulfide isomerase-like 2-1, with amino-acid sequence MATPQIYRKTLLPVLLLLAAAALYPAAADGDEVLALTESTFEKEVGQDRGALVEFYAPWCGHCKKLAPEYEKLAASFRKAKSVLIAKVDCDEHKSVCSKYGVSGYPTIQWFPKGSLEPKKYEGQRTAEALTEYVNSEAATNVKIAAVPSSVVVLTEETFDSVVLDETKDVLVEFYAPWCGHCKSLAPIYEKVASVFEQDEGVVIANLDADKYTSLAEKYGVSGFPTLKFFPKGNKAGEEYESGRELDDFVKFINEKSGTSRDSKGQLTSEAGLVASLDALVKEFHSAADDKRKEILSKIEEEAAKLSGPAVKHGKIYVNVAKKILQKGSDYTKKETERLHRLLEKSISPSKADEFAIKKNILSAFSS